One Frankia alni ACN14a DNA window includes the following coding sequences:
- a CDS encoding cytochrome P450, translating to MTTPTTEITDHRIVGVGTVGDAGDRFDALRSLHRIVRVTEPDRSYWMVLDHDLARECLQNPAVFSSEVITPLSPDPPLSMIPIQLDPPEHTQWRRLLAQYFSPRTMGLLRPRLEERTTELVAAIRARGECDYVEDFALELPTVVFLELMGLPIDELPTFLEWEKQALAPTDSGDFDKDRQIGGIFSVVGYFQAEIARRRDSGERGDGLLGAMLDWELDGAPAPDDALVNCSLLLFLAGLDTVAMSLSFAMHHLATHDADRRHVAGLAAAGEPLDGVVEELLRFYAVPEVGRKVKQDIEIGGQQLRAGDLVLFPLVAANRDEALVAGAGTVDLVSRPPAPHLAFGAGPHRCLGSHLARIEMNVALAGWHRVIPAYALGEGTAPQAYWGNVHGIFSLPLAEFGS from the coding sequence ATGACAACGCCCACCACCGAGATCACCGACCACCGCATCGTCGGAGTCGGCACGGTCGGCGACGCAGGCGACCGTTTCGACGCGCTGCGTTCCTTACACCGCATCGTCAGGGTGACCGAACCCGACCGCTCCTACTGGATGGTGCTGGACCACGATCTCGCGCGTGAGTGCCTGCAGAATCCGGCGGTCTTCTCCAGCGAGGTCATCACCCCGCTCAGCCCGGACCCGCCGCTGTCGATGATTCCCATCCAGCTCGACCCGCCGGAGCACACGCAGTGGCGGCGGCTGCTGGCGCAGTACTTCTCTCCGCGCACGATGGGGCTGCTGCGGCCGCGCCTGGAGGAACGCACCACCGAGCTCGTGGCCGCGATCCGCGCCAGGGGAGAATGCGACTACGTCGAGGACTTCGCGCTGGAGCTGCCGACGGTGGTCTTCCTCGAGCTGATGGGGCTGCCGATCGACGAGTTGCCGACCTTCCTGGAGTGGGAGAAGCAGGCGCTCGCCCCGACCGACAGCGGTGACTTCGACAAGGACCGGCAGATCGGCGGGATCTTCTCGGTCGTCGGGTACTTCCAGGCCGAGATCGCCCGTCGCCGGGACAGCGGCGAGCGGGGGGACGGCCTGCTCGGCGCGATGCTCGACTGGGAGCTCGACGGTGCGCCGGCCCCCGACGACGCGCTGGTCAACTGCTCCCTGCTGCTCTTCCTGGCGGGCCTGGACACCGTGGCGATGAGCCTGTCCTTCGCGATGCACCACCTCGCGACGCACGACGCCGACCGCCGGCACGTCGCGGGGCTGGCCGCCGCCGGCGAGCCGCTCGACGGCGTCGTCGAGGAGCTGCTCCGCTTCTACGCCGTGCCCGAGGTCGGCCGGAAGGTGAAGCAGGACATCGAGATCGGCGGGCAGCAGCTGCGAGCCGGTGATCTCGTGCTCTTCCCGCTGGTCGCCGCGAACCGGGACGAGGCGCTCGTCGCCGGCGCGGGCACCGTCGACCTCGTCTCCCGGCCGCCCGCCCCGCACCTGGCGTTCGGCGCTGGCCCCCACCGATGCCTGGGGTCCCACCTCGCCCGGATCGAGATGAACGTCGCGCTCGCCGGCTGGCACCGCGTCATCCCGGCCTACGCCCTGGGCGAGGGCACCGCGCCCCAGGCGTACTGGGGCAACGTCCACGGCATCTTCTCCCTGCCCCTGGCGGAGTTCGGGTCCTGA
- a CDS encoding mycofactocin-coupled SDR family oxidoreductase — protein MTGKLEGRVAFITGAARGQGRAHAVRLAREGVDIIGVDICADIPSMNYPCGTWAELAETADLVEKEGRRAIIGRADVRDQTALRAVFDEGYAAFGRVDIILANAGILRVGDSVDPTREWQDTIDILLTGTFNTVQVALPRLREGGRGGSIVITSSSAGLKGTASEEPSAQAYTAAKRGLVGYMQVLANQYAAEMIRVNTIHPTGVVSGMTMNAAMQAAMAKADTNISAMQNALPIPILQPEDIAGAVAYLVSDEARFITGTQWALDAGFTVR, from the coding sequence ATGACCGGAAAGCTCGAAGGGCGCGTGGCCTTCATCACCGGCGCCGCCCGCGGCCAGGGCCGCGCGCACGCCGTGCGCCTCGCCCGGGAGGGCGTCGACATCATCGGTGTCGACATCTGTGCGGACATCCCGTCGATGAACTACCCGTGCGGCACCTGGGCCGAGCTGGCGGAGACCGCAGACCTGGTCGAGAAGGAGGGCCGCCGGGCGATCATCGGCAGGGCCGACGTCCGTGACCAGACCGCGCTTCGGGCCGTCTTCGACGAGGGGTACGCCGCGTTCGGTCGGGTCGACATCATCCTGGCCAATGCCGGCATCCTGCGGGTCGGCGACAGCGTCGACCCGACACGCGAGTGGCAGGACACCATCGACATCCTGCTCACCGGCACGTTCAACACCGTCCAGGTGGCCCTGCCGCGCCTGCGGGAGGGTGGGCGTGGCGGCTCGATCGTCATCACCTCCTCGAGCGCGGGGCTGAAGGGCACCGCGAGCGAGGAGCCGAGTGCCCAGGCCTACACGGCGGCCAAGCGGGGGCTCGTCGGCTACATGCAGGTGCTGGCCAACCAGTACGCCGCCGAGATGATCAGGGTCAACACCATCCACCCGACCGGGGTCGTGTCGGGCATGACGATGAACGCCGCGATGCAGGCGGCGATGGCGAAGGCGGACACCAACATCTCCGCGATGCAGAACGCCCTGCCGATCCCCATTCTTCAGCCCGAGGACATCGCAGGCGCCGTGGCGTACCTGGTCTCCGACGAGGCGAGGTTCATCACCGGGACCCAGTGGGCCCTCGACGCCGGCTTCACAGTCCGCTGA
- a CDS encoding aldehyde dehydrogenase family protein, translated as MSGIDRTPPKVHLRVNGERRASGSGGTYGHVNPATGEVDAQIPLADKDEIDLAVTAAHEAFQSWKRTPPAQRRALLVRLADLIEAHADEFARLGALDNGTPLTVGAAFPVLSAEWTRYYAGWADKIQGELTGNPVQDGELGYTLAQPYGVVGIIITWNGPLISLAMKIPAAVAAGNTVVVKPSELTPFSGELFMDLVEQAGFPPGVVNVLPGTAEAGAQLVSHPLVRKVTFTGGPATATRILEACAPSMKPAVLELGGKSANIVFADADLDVACQIGTTFSLIALSGQGCAFATRMIVHEDVYDEVVARVTLIAQNIPVGDPFDPAVASGPVVNQAAVERILGMIERAAEQGATLLAGGSRIDRAGYFIQPTVFADVDPDSELAQTEVFGPVLTIFKFRTEEEAVALANGTRYALSSYVQTRDLQRALRVAAELDAGETLVNGATNLKVGRPFGGFGLSGVGKEGGRQGIEEFLRIRSVGITV; from the coding sequence ATGTCAGGCATCGACCGCACCCCGCCGAAGGTCCACCTCCGCGTCAACGGTGAGAGGCGTGCGTCCGGCTCGGGCGGCACCTACGGTCACGTCAACCCGGCGACCGGCGAGGTCGACGCGCAGATCCCGCTCGCGGACAAGGACGAGATCGACCTCGCCGTCACCGCGGCGCACGAGGCGTTCCAGAGCTGGAAGCGGACCCCGCCCGCCCAGCGCCGCGCCCTGCTCGTCCGGCTCGCGGACCTCATCGAGGCCCACGCGGACGAGTTCGCCCGGCTCGGGGCGCTGGACAACGGCACACCGCTCACCGTCGGGGCGGCCTTCCCGGTGCTCTCGGCGGAGTGGACCCGCTACTACGCCGGCTGGGCCGACAAGATCCAGGGTGAGCTGACCGGCAACCCCGTCCAGGACGGCGAGCTCGGTTACACCCTCGCCCAGCCGTACGGCGTCGTCGGGATCATCATCACCTGGAACGGGCCGCTCATCTCGCTGGCCATGAAGATCCCGGCCGCGGTCGCGGCCGGCAACACCGTGGTGGTCAAGCCCTCCGAGCTCACCCCGTTCAGCGGGGAGCTCTTCATGGACCTCGTCGAGCAGGCCGGGTTCCCGCCCGGCGTCGTCAACGTCCTGCCCGGCACCGCCGAGGCGGGCGCGCAACTCGTCTCCCACCCGCTGGTCAGGAAGGTCACCTTCACCGGTGGCCCGGCCACGGCGACCAGGATTCTCGAGGCGTGCGCGCCCAGCATGAAGCCCGCCGTCCTCGAACTCGGCGGCAAGTCCGCCAACATCGTCTTCGCCGACGCCGACCTCGACGTGGCCTGCCAGATCGGGACGACGTTCTCCCTGATCGCGCTCTCCGGCCAGGGCTGTGCCTTCGCGACCCGGATGATCGTCCACGAGGACGTGTACGACGAGGTCGTCGCGCGGGTGACGCTGATCGCGCAGAACATCCCGGTCGGTGACCCGTTCGATCCCGCCGTCGCCTCCGGTCCGGTCGTCAACCAGGCGGCCGTCGAGCGGATTCTCGGGATGATCGAGCGGGCCGCCGAGCAGGGCGCGACCCTGCTGGCCGGCGGGAGCCGGATCGACCGGGCCGGCTACTTCATCCAGCCGACCGTCTTCGCCGACGTCGACCCGGACTCCGAGCTCGCCCAGACCGAGGTCTTCGGCCCGGTGCTGACGATCTTCAAGTTCCGTACCGAGGAAGAAGCGGTCGCGCTGGCCAACGGCACCCGGTACGCGCTGTCCTCCTACGTCCAGACCCGGGATCTGCAGCGGGCGCTGCGGGTCGCCGCCGAACTCGACGCCGGCGAGACGCTCGTCAACGGCGCGACCAATCTGAAGGTCGGCCGGCCGTTCGGCGGGTTCGGGCTCTCCGGCGTCGGCAAGGAGGGCGGCCGGCAGGGCATCGAGGAGTTCCTGCGCATCCGCAGCGTCGGCATCACCGTCTGA
- a CDS encoding TetR/AcrR family transcriptional regulator, which translates to MGDGVTAARRSPGRPRRADAERRILDAAIDEYLERGASGFTIDGVARRAGVGKSTVYLRWPDRDTLLVDSVLARSRAIEDVDTGSLRGDLVALSVNMLRFLLDPVGFATLRLTVEAVASGSTREVTTGVADRHRRAAGLVLARAAERGEPVNPGTQARVVECLYGAITMKALAHGLETDATSEATIVAACVELVDLLLPLLLEHVRPPPDPAR; encoded by the coding sequence ATGGGTGACGGCGTGACAGCCGCGCGGCGGTCCCCCGGCCGGCCTCGCCGGGCCGACGCCGAGCGGCGCATCCTCGACGCCGCCATCGACGAGTACCTCGAACGCGGCGCGAGCGGCTTCACCATCGACGGCGTCGCCCGGCGCGCCGGGGTCGGCAAGTCCACCGTCTACCTGCGCTGGCCCGACCGCGACACGCTCCTCGTCGACAGCGTCCTGGCGCGGTCCCGCGCGATCGAGGACGTCGACACCGGATCACTGCGCGGCGACCTGGTCGCCCTGAGCGTGAACATGTTGCGCTTCCTGCTCGACCCCGTCGGGTTCGCGACGCTGCGCCTGACGGTCGAGGCCGTGGCCAGCGGTTCCACCCGCGAGGTCACCACCGGGGTGGCCGATCGCCATCGCCGGGCCGCGGGCCTGGTACTCGCCCGGGCCGCCGAGCGCGGGGAACCCGTCAACCCGGGCACCCAGGCCCGCGTCGTCGAGTGCCTCTACGGCGCGATCACCATGAAGGCGCTGGCGCACGGTCTCGAGACGGACGCGACCAGCGAGGCGACCATCGTCGCGGCCTGTGTCGAGCTGGTCGACCTGCTCCTGCCGCTGCTGCTGGAGCACGTCCGACCCCCGCCGGACCCGGCCCGGTGA
- a CDS encoding cryptochrome/photolyase family protein — MRRWLFADQLGPHFLDDPDQPVLLVESTRVLARRRFHRQKAQLLLSALRHRARELGDRCDHRIGATYGEAVADYGEPLEVPDPTSWAARRFVTDLPGVTVVPTAYTATSRDDFSTWAHGGTDQGHSDGHGDGRWDGHGDGARGGTGGRRRLLMEDFYRWQRRRFGVLMDGDSPAGGRWNFDHDNRHPPPRRAHLDLPEPWSPSETEVDAEVREHLDRLERDGHAQFRGVDGPRRFAATRAEAGQALDWFVRHRLADFGPYEDAMLAGDWAMAHSTLSPALNLGLLHPLEVVAAAEQAYRRGEAPIASVEGFVRQVLGWREYVWGIYWWAGEDYADRNALGARTPLPRWFDDLDADAVGAACLSDVLAGVRERGWVHHIPRLMVLGNWALQRGYDPRALTDFFHESFVDGYAWVMAPNVVGMSQYADGGLMATKPYAAGGAYIHRMSDYCGGCRYHPSHRLGEDACPFTAGYWAFLDRNAGALAANPRLRRPLAGLARLADRAAVTAAEHRRGAGPP; from the coding sequence ATGCGCCGCTGGCTGTTCGCCGACCAGCTCGGGCCGCACTTCCTCGACGATCCCGACCAGCCGGTCCTGCTCGTCGAGTCGACCCGGGTGCTGGCCCGGCGGCGCTTCCACCGGCAGAAGGCGCAGCTGCTGCTCTCGGCCCTGCGCCACCGGGCGCGCGAGCTCGGCGACCGCTGCGACCACCGGATCGGCGCGACCTACGGCGAGGCCGTCGCCGACTACGGCGAGCCCCTGGAGGTGCCCGACCCGACCTCCTGGGCGGCGCGGCGGTTCGTCACCGACCTGCCCGGGGTGACGGTCGTGCCGACGGCCTACACCGCCACGAGCCGGGACGACTTCTCCACCTGGGCCCACGGCGGCACCGACCAGGGCCACAGCGACGGCCACGGCGACGGCCGGTGGGACGGTCACGGCGACGGTGCTCGTGGCGGGACGGGCGGTCGTCGACGGCTGCTCATGGAGGACTTCTACCGCTGGCAGCGACGCCGGTTCGGCGTGCTCATGGACGGCGACTCCCCCGCCGGCGGCCGGTGGAACTTCGACCACGACAACCGCCACCCCCCGCCCCGGCGCGCCCACCTCGACCTGCCCGAGCCGTGGTCGCCGTCGGAGACCGAGGTCGACGCCGAGGTCCGGGAGCATCTCGACCGGCTCGAACGCGACGGCCACGCGCAGTTCCGCGGCGTCGACGGCCCGCGCCGGTTCGCCGCGACCCGGGCGGAGGCGGGCCAGGCGCTGGACTGGTTCGTCCGCCATCGCCTCGCCGACTTCGGCCCCTACGAGGACGCGATGCTCGCCGGCGACTGGGCGATGGCGCACTCCACCCTCTCGCCGGCGCTCAACCTGGGCCTGCTGCACCCGCTGGAGGTCGTCGCCGCGGCCGAGCAGGCGTACCGGCGCGGCGAGGCGCCGATCGCCAGCGTCGAGGGGTTCGTCCGCCAGGTCCTCGGCTGGCGCGAGTACGTCTGGGGGATCTACTGGTGGGCCGGCGAGGACTACGCCGACCGCAACGCCCTCGGCGCGCGGACCCCGCTGCCACGCTGGTTCGACGACCTCGACGCGGACGCGGTCGGCGCCGCCTGCCTGTCCGACGTGCTCGCCGGGGTCCGCGAGCGCGGCTGGGTCCACCACATCCCCCGGCTGATGGTGCTGGGCAACTGGGCGCTGCAACGCGGCTACGACCCGCGGGCGCTCACCGACTTCTTCCACGAGAGCTTCGTCGACGGCTACGCCTGGGTGATGGCGCCCAACGTCGTGGGGATGAGCCAGTACGCCGACGGCGGCCTGATGGCGACGAAGCCGTACGCCGCCGGCGGCGCCTACATCCACCGGATGAGCGACTACTGCGGCGGCTGCCGCTACCACCCGTCCCATCGCCTCGGCGAGGACGCCTGCCCCTTCACCGCCGGCTACTGGGCCTTCCTCGACCGCAACGCCGGCGCGCTGGCCGCCAACCCCCGCCTGCGCCGCCCGCTCGCGGGCCTCGCCCGCCTCGCCGACCGGGCCGCGGTCACCGCCGCCGAACACCGCCGCGGCGCGGGCCCGCCCTGA
- a CDS encoding LysR family transcriptional regulator, protein MELRQLEHFVAAAEELHFTRAAQRVNIVQSGLSSSIGALERELGAKLFVRSTRAVRLTQEGEVLLTQARRILSAAATARSAVAGVAGGMGGRLTIGIMQCFRRGLTEALAAFHAEHPRVELRLVQAPSADLLDRVAAGTLDLAFACARTAPAGVHLTPLDDRPMVFACHGGHRLAGRAAVSLAETADEDFVDYPPGWGSRTVVDAVLADHGLRRRLACEVGDTDTLLDLVAHGLGVAVLPPSLDPRHRDELRLIPLAPPVPTFPTGIVTPAGATSAAARILLDTVLARQPAPVAR, encoded by the coding sequence CTTCACCCGGGCCGCGCAGCGAGTGAACATCGTCCAGTCGGGGCTGTCGTCGTCCATCGGCGCCCTGGAACGCGAGCTCGGCGCGAAGCTGTTCGTGCGTAGCACCCGCGCCGTGCGGCTGACCCAGGAGGGCGAGGTGCTGCTCACCCAGGCCCGCCGGATCCTGTCCGCCGCCGCCACGGCGCGCTCGGCGGTCGCCGGGGTGGCCGGCGGCATGGGGGGCCGGCTGACCATCGGAATCATGCAGTGTTTCCGCCGCGGCCTCACCGAGGCGCTCGCCGCGTTCCACGCCGAGCACCCGCGGGTGGAGCTACGGCTCGTGCAGGCGCCCAGCGCGGACCTGCTCGACCGGGTCGCGGCCGGCACCCTCGACCTCGCGTTCGCCTGCGCGCGGACGGCCCCGGCCGGCGTCCACCTGACCCCGCTGGACGACCGGCCGATGGTGTTCGCCTGCCACGGCGGGCACCGGCTGGCCGGCCGGGCGGCGGTGTCGCTGGCGGAGACCGCCGACGAGGACTTCGTCGACTACCCGCCCGGCTGGGGGTCGCGCACGGTCGTCGACGCTGTGCTCGCCGATCACGGCCTGCGCCGCCGGCTGGCCTGCGAGGTCGGCGACACGGACACGCTGCTCGACCTCGTCGCGCACGGGCTCGGCGTCGCCGTCCTGCCGCCGAGCCTCGACCCCCGCCACCGCGACGAGCTGCGGCTGATCCCGCTCGCCCCGCCCGTCCCCACCTTCCCGACGGGAATCGTCACCCCGGCCGGCGCCACCTCGGCCGCGGCCCGCATCCTGCTCGACACCGTCCTCGCCCGCCAACCCGCCCCGGTGGCCCGGTAA